In a single window of the Verrucomicrobiia bacterium genome:
- a CDS encoding Amuc_1100 family pilus-like protein: protein MRWIKRNIFLLIGIVLALGLMAGAIVFLVSTIQADVKASKSLKSAQSELISLMQSQPFPDQANLTLAQQETQRLVQFMAGVQTNITYPPVPKMTSQEFSSYLLNTVADLQKGAEQAGVQLPAPRYAFSFEPLVQQVNFDAASIEPLTRQLMEVRELCTNLFQSQIHKLESLRRVRVSTLDPAQGPHYLDKAVNPAAYNNLASVTPYEIVFTGFSTELAGVLERLQRSPIFFSVKLINMETMKSAAPVAAPVPTAAAPAPAVGAAAKGKAKAADSTPVKDEIYLFEQPLKIHLFIEVVRLNQAQAAK, encoded by the coding sequence ATGCGCTGGATTAAGAGAAATATTTTTCTGCTGATAGGGATTGTGCTGGCGCTGGGCCTGATGGCAGGCGCGATCGTGTTTCTGGTTTCGACGATCCAAGCTGATGTCAAAGCATCCAAGTCCCTCAAGTCGGCCCAAAGTGAATTGATTTCATTGATGCAGTCCCAGCCGTTCCCGGATCAGGCCAACCTGACTCTGGCTCAGCAGGAGACGCAACGGCTGGTCCAGTTCATGGCTGGCGTGCAGACCAACATCACCTATCCGCCAGTCCCGAAGATGACGAGCCAAGAGTTCTCCTCTTATCTATTGAACACCGTGGCGGACCTGCAAAAGGGAGCTGAGCAGGCGGGCGTGCAGTTGCCGGCTCCGCGTTATGCCTTTTCCTTCGAGCCGTTGGTGCAGCAGGTCAATTTTGATGCGGCCAGCATCGAACCGCTCACCCGCCAGCTCATGGAGGTGAGAGAGCTTTGCACCAATCTTTTCCAAAGCCAGATCCACAAGCTGGAATCCTTGCGCCGCGTCCGTGTTTCCACACTGGATCCGGCCCAAGGTCCGCACTATCTGGACAAGGCGGTGAATCCGGCAGCCTATAACAACCTCGCCTCGGTCACTCCTTATGAGATCGTTTTCACCGGTTTTTCCACGGAACTGGCCGGAGTGCTGGAGCGCCTGCAACGCTCGCCCATCTTTTTCTCGGTCAAGCTGATCAACATGGAGACCATGAAATCAGCCGCACCGGTGGCCGCTCCGGTCCCGACGGCAGCCGCACCCGCTCCAGCTGTGGGAGCTGCGGCCAAGGGCAAAGCCAAGGCCGCTGACTCGACGCCGGTGAAAGACGAGATTTATCTGTTTGAACAGCCTTTGAAGATACACCTCTTCATCGAAGTGGTCCGCCTGAACCAAGCTCAAGCCGCAAAATAA
- a CDS encoding fibronectin type III domain-containing protein produces MNMLTAKLNSRQRPSGLPDCGTMDRAKKAGGKSALRWWSGLLLLSQVAWAGAANFMPFGAEYAIIGNKKGAQEESSVALGANKGAVVWHDNQVDADGLGIGMQWLDQSVSGSFGSFRVNTTETGNQEKPKVAMLNDGGAVVVWQGGSEVDKDVFIRFMSGEGTFSTGEIKVNTFTELLQIDPDVAVLADGSVIVVWSSFHQDGSYQGVYGQRFTASGGKIGNEFQINQYTPNNQRNATVTALSGGGFVVGWVSEKPTQTVTNPNLTPAEGGQWVQQVISRIEILARRYDAQGLALGNEFQVDAGNTVASLPNACARGDGGFSFVWNQHVAGEDWDIYSRSYNSAGQALSEPFRVNVVNDGKQSSPRAVASGDQLFVVWNSIQTTSFWDDVKGRFIGLASAGSEIEFRVNFEEYSIQNQPALAINKSGQAVVVWTTFVGGENSGDIHAQRYNSVVPLPAGPTPVVSGRDSSSIVVSWSPLVGMGVASYYVYVDGNPSPMVVDANTTQVTINGLQPSTTYSWRIAYRLNDNRVSPQSVAATGRTWGVDSNADGIPDEWQIANWGATASKWGAPGEDSDGDGLSNYQEFLAGTDPRDENSALRTQVQVVEGAFYFKWNTTPGKVYQIQHSSDFQTWTDVGAQRMAVSGEDSVFVDQSAGIGFYRIILVR; encoded by the coding sequence ATGAATATGTTAACTGCCAAGCTGAATTCGCGTCAGCGCCCTAGCGGCCTGCCGGATTGTGGCACCATGGACCGTGCGAAAAAAGCCGGTGGGAAATCTGCCCTGCGTTGGTGGAGTGGTTTGCTGTTGCTCTCGCAGGTCGCTTGGGCGGGAGCGGCGAATTTCATGCCCTTTGGCGCAGAGTACGCCATCATCGGGAATAAGAAGGGAGCTCAGGAAGAGTCATCAGTGGCTCTGGGGGCGAACAAGGGAGCAGTCGTCTGGCATGATAATCAAGTGGACGCAGACGGACTGGGGATTGGCATGCAGTGGCTGGATCAATCTGTATCCGGCAGCTTTGGCAGTTTCCGGGTGAACACGACCGAGACCGGCAATCAGGAAAAGCCGAAGGTTGCGATGCTGAATGATGGGGGGGCAGTGGTGGTCTGGCAGGGGGGAAGTGAAGTGGATAAGGATGTATTTATCCGGTTCATGAGTGGTGAAGGCACTTTCTCCACGGGCGAAATCAAAGTGAACACTTTCACTGAGTTGCTGCAAATCGATCCAGATGTGGCCGTATTGGCGGATGGCAGCGTGATAGTCGTTTGGTCCAGCTTCCATCAGGATGGCAGTTACCAGGGAGTGTATGGCCAGCGGTTTACCGCTTCCGGCGGCAAGATCGGCAATGAATTTCAAATCAACCAATATACTCCCAATAACCAGCGCAATGCGACGGTGACAGCACTTTCAGGTGGTGGATTTGTAGTGGGCTGGGTTTCTGAAAAACCCACGCAAACGGTGACGAATCCGAACCTGACACCTGCTGAAGGCGGCCAATGGGTGCAACAGGTAATCAGCCGGATTGAGATATTGGCCCGTCGCTATGATGCGCAGGGACTTGCGTTGGGTAACGAGTTTCAGGTCGATGCCGGAAACACCGTGGCTTCCCTTCCCAATGCTTGCGCTCGCGGGGATGGCGGCTTCAGCTTTGTGTGGAATCAACACGTTGCCGGCGAAGATTGGGATATCTACTCGCGCAGCTACAATTCTGCCGGGCAGGCTTTGTCGGAGCCTTTCCGGGTCAATGTGGTGAATGATGGCAAGCAATCCTCGCCGCGTGCAGTTGCCTCCGGTGACCAGCTGTTCGTCGTTTGGAACAGCATCCAGACCACGAGTTTCTGGGATGATGTCAAAGGCCGGTTCATAGGGCTCGCCTCAGCGGGCTCCGAGATCGAGTTCCGGGTGAATTTCGAGGAATACAGCATTCAAAACCAGCCCGCTTTGGCCATCAACAAATCAGGCCAGGCTGTAGTGGTGTGGACAACTTTTGTCGGCGGGGAGAACAGTGGCGACATCCACGCCCAACGTTATAACTCAGTAGTACCGTTGCCAGCGGGACCCACACCAGTCGTCTCCGGACGTGACAGCTCATCCATCGTAGTCAGCTGGTCCCCATTAGTTGGTATGGGGGTAGCCAGTTATTATGTATATGTGGATGGCAATCCCAGCCCGATGGTCGTTGATGCGAACACCACGCAAGTGACGATCAACGGCCTGCAACCGTCGACAACCTATTCCTGGCGGATTGCCTACCGGTTGAACGATAACCGTGTCTCACCGCAATCAGTGGCCGCGACCGGACGCACTTGGGGTGTGGACAGCAATGCGGATGGCATCCCCGATGAGTGGCAGATTGCGAACTGGGGAGCTACTGCTTCCAAGTGGGGCGCACCGGGCGAAGACAGTGATGGTGATGGTCTGAGCAACTACCAGGAATTTTTGGCCGGAACAGACCCGCGTGACGAGAACAGCGCCTTGAGGACACAGGTTCAGGTCGTGGAAGGGGCTTTCTACTTCAAGTGGAACACCACTCCGGGCAAAGTTTACCAGATCCAACATTCATCTGATTTCCAGACGTGGACTGACGTGGGAGCACAACGTATGGCAGTGTCTGGTGAAGACAGCGTGTTTGTGGATCAATCCGCAGGCATTGGCTTTTATCGCATCATCTTGGTCCGTTAG
- a CDS encoding 5'-3' exonuclease H3TH domain-containing protein, with the protein MNNKASEKPVLLLVDGHAYAYRAFYAIRSLSSPDGSPTNAIYGFVKMLQKILLQSGATCAAVVWDGGLAEGRRTALPDYKANRPEMPGDLAVQLDEITQYLDAAGIASLCQDGLEADDWIARLAQDALVSGHRVIIASADKDFFQLIGPDLGMINPNDKEERLWSAAEVIAKTGVSPHQIVDWLSLLGDAVDNIPGVPGIGPKTAADLLNKFGSLDQIYAGLDKVASERQRKALTDAREAVFRNREMVRLWVEAAPTSDFGALQFKAPKNDKLSELYRKWGFKTLLRELEQTQAAGELLLC; encoded by the coding sequence GTGAATAATAAAGCGTCAGAAAAGCCGGTGCTCTTGCTGGTCGATGGCCATGCATATGCCTACCGTGCTTTTTACGCCATCCGTTCGCTCTCATCTCCCGACGGTTCACCTACGAACGCCATCTATGGTTTCGTGAAGATGCTCCAAAAAATCCTGCTCCAAAGCGGTGCTACTTGCGCTGCTGTGGTTTGGGATGGGGGATTGGCCGAAGGCCGCAGGACGGCTTTGCCAGACTATAAGGCAAACCGTCCCGAGATGCCTGGTGACCTTGCTGTGCAACTGGATGAGATCACACAGTATCTGGATGCTGCTGGGATTGCCAGCCTGTGTCAGGACGGCTTGGAGGCAGACGATTGGATCGCCCGGCTGGCTCAAGATGCTTTGGTGAGCGGGCATCGGGTGATCATCGCCAGTGCAGACAAAGACTTCTTCCAACTGATTGGACCCGACTTGGGCATGATCAATCCCAACGACAAAGAAGAGCGCCTGTGGTCTGCGGCTGAAGTGATTGCCAAGACCGGGGTAAGCCCCCATCAGATAGTGGACTGGCTCAGTCTCTTGGGTGATGCAGTGGATAATATCCCTGGAGTCCCGGGCATCGGCCCCAAGACGGCGGCGGATTTGTTGAACAAGTTCGGCTCCTTGGATCAAATCTATGCGGGCTTGGATAAGGTGGCCTCAGAACGCCAGAGAAAGGCCCTGACAGATGCGCGAGAAGCGGTATTTCGTAACCGGGAGATGGTGCGGCTGTGGGTTGAAGCCGCACCGACAAGCGACTTTGGGGCTTTGCAGTTCAAAGCACCCAAAAATGACAAACTCAGTGAGTTGTACCGGAAGTGGGGTTTTAAGACGTTATTGCGGGAATTAGAGCAGACTCAAGCAGCCGGGGAATTGCTGCTTTGTTAA